From the genome of Leptospira koniambonensis:
AATTTACAGAAGCTCCTCCTAAACAGGGAGAAACTATCGAGGCATATTTTTTACAGGAATCTTCCGGAGACCAATACTTCACCACTTGTTTGAATGGGGACACAATCTCCAAAGATATGGTATCTGTAGCTCATACCGCCGAGATCCCAGTTTTAGGTCATATCACAGGTGAGAATGATGCTGGCGTAGAAGTCAAGTTAGGCGAACAAACAGGGTTCTGTCCGTTTTCTCAATTAGATCCTGAGCTGAAAAAACAAAACAATGGAGTAGGCAAAAGGGTCCGTTTCCTCATTTCAGAAGTGGGGAGCAAAGGAAAGATAATCGTTTCCCAAAAGAAAATCGCAGATAAAGAAAGAGAGGCCAAAATTTCAGTTCTGAAAGGAGAATTGAAACCTGGAATGTTCGTCACCTGTAAGGTCAAATCTGTTCATACTTTCGGATTGATCGTCGAAGCAGACGGACTTACCGCACTTGTACCTGCTTCCGAGGCAACTTTCAAAAAGGGAGCGGATCTTGCTAAAGATTTCCATCCTGGACAAGTTCTAAGAGCAAAAGTTCTAAAATTAGATTGGGAAGAAGGAAAACACAGCTTTACTGTTAAAGATTTTCTTAAAGATCCTTGGGCCCAAAATGTTCCATTCAAAGAAGGTGATTTGGTCACAGGAACTGTAGAAAGTGTAAAACCTTTTGGAGTATTCGTAAAATTGAATGAACAATTTTCCGGATTGGTTCCTAACAGAGAAACTGGATTACAAAATCGTACACCTGCCGCGCAACATTTCAAAATGGGAGATTCAGTTTCTGCGTTTGTAACAGAAGTGAATATAGGCAAAAGACAGATCTCACTTTCTCTTGCGAAAGCAAAAGAAGTTCAGGAAAGATTGGATTATAGCGGATATCTTTCTGAAGAAACTTCTTCTACTGGATCTTTCGGTGCGATCCTTGCAAAATCCTTAAATAAGGGACAGAAAAAAGGATAAATGGCTCTCCGGATCGCATTGTATCGACCGGAGATACCTCCCAATACTGGGAATATCGCCCGACTATGCGTCGCCTTAGGAGCAGAGTTGCATATCGTAGGAGAACCTGCCTTCGAGTTGTCTGAAAAAGCAGCAAGAAGAGCAGGATTAGATTATTGGGATAAACTAAAATTGACTCTCCATTCTAGTTGGGAGGCTTTCTCAAAATCTTTAGACTCTGATTCCAAATTATATTTAATATCCACTAAGGGTAAAGTTTCTTATACAACTCCTCAGTACGGGGAGAATGACGTATTTTTGTTCGGAAATGAAACATCAGGATTGCCTCAGGAAATTTTTCAATCTGAGATCCCAAATGGAATTCTTAGAATTCCAATGGAAGAAGATTGCAGATGTTTAAATTTGAGTAACGCAGTCGCGGTAATCGCATACGAGGCATTGCGCCAAATTCGTCGTTGGTGACTTAGGAAACTGTCTTCCGAAAAAAATCGGATTTACATCCCTCGAAAAAACCAGTCCTATGGAAAAATATGGGAATGTCCTTTTCCCTAGGAGAGATAGAAGCCCGCATTAGGGAACTCCTAGCAAACGGTTTAACAGGTAATTCCCAGGATTTCCATGCGTGGATCCGTATGGACACTCTTCGAAAATTCAGAGAAGAGCCTTCCTTCTCACCTGATTGGGTCCCTACTACTTTAGATGCTCTTGTTACCTCTGGAGAAGCAGCAAAAAGTAAATTAGATCCTAGAGAATATACTCTTTCCGCAGAATCAACACTACGTAAAAAAACTTTAAAGAATGAAGAGTACCTTCTTCTTGGCCGCACAGAATTCCAACCAATGCAATATGTAAGAAGCAGAATGGAATCTTTCCTAAGAGCGAACGGAATCGACGAGGACCTAATTGTGGACCTCACAATAGGTTCCATTGAAGCGGTCGAGAACGCAGTCAAATACGGTGATGGTGGAAATGTAGAAGTTGCCTATACAATCGAAAAAAGTGGAATTTTTAAGATCCGACTG
Proteins encoded in this window:
- a CDS encoding S1 RNA-binding domain-containing protein, whose amino-acid sequence is MNEDQKELFQKLLDESFRKKAALEPGAKVSALVTSSKSDYVFIKIQGAGLSGIIAADEFTEAPPKQGETIEAYFLQESSGDQYFTTCLNGDTISKDMVSVAHTAEIPVLGHITGENDAGVEVKLGEQTGFCPFSQLDPELKKQNNGVGKRVRFLISEVGSKGKIIVSQKKIADKEREAKISVLKGELKPGMFVTCKVKSVHTFGLIVEADGLTALVPASEATFKKGADLAKDFHPGQVLRAKVLKLDWEEGKHSFTVKDFLKDPWAQNVPFKEGDLVTGTVESVKPFGVFVKLNEQFSGLVPNRETGLQNRTPAAQHFKMGDSVSAFVTEVNIGKRQISLSLAKAKEVQERLDYSGYLSEETSSTGSFGAILAKSLNKGQKKG
- a CDS encoding tRNA (cytidine(34)-2'-O)-methyltransferase, which encodes MALRIALYRPEIPPNTGNIARLCVALGAELHIVGEPAFELSEKAARRAGLDYWDKLKLTLHSSWEAFSKSLDSDSKLYLISTKGKVSYTTPQYGENDVFLFGNETSGLPQEIFQSEIPNGILRIPMEEDCRCLNLSNAVAVIAYEALRQIRRW
- a CDS encoding ATP-binding protein, with the translated sequence MSFSLGEIEARIRELLANGLTGNSQDFHAWIRMDTLRKFREEPSFSPDWVPTTLDALVTSGEAAKSKLDPREYTLSAESTLRKKTLKNEEYLLLGRTEFQPMQYVRSRMESFLRANGIDEDLIVDLTIGSIEAVENAVKYGDGGNVEVAYTIEKSGIFKIRLVNNLRELNIEEDIERGKFSSTATLMRGMMVMQKLFDKMDLEILEDKRQALFMAEKILPK